In Thunnus thynnus chromosome 20, fThuThy2.1, whole genome shotgun sequence, a single window of DNA contains:
- the LOC137171814 gene encoding ankyrin repeat domain-containing protein 61-like isoform X1, whose translation MLEEDKASEDRSANITMLYNNEFYTAIMDEDLRCIEDMSKKYGSNFLIKIKDGAPGKVFLKGLAILPLHLAASYRRVQSMQSLMSAGADPEIRDQLGRTTLHLLISAWPSILTTWLKPGSKLQTAAIGVCGQAEACLRLLCEHGVNISAEVEGESHQTALHLSVSYAALSAVQILASYGADVNAVDSSGMTPLHMAAGILHKDIIAILIRQGADINMGVKHSGNTPLHLAVVAMAMKTSKTLEEDISCISELLEGGAEPDAVNKAGMTPLQDACSMGNKELVDLLLRYGANINKLSRSGENCLFLFLNHRPNIRNSSLLVKLLSLTSPLTVYNQKGHLPSALTLPCFFKQRDQLLKLSQQPRRLQDICKSDIYLKHIRGKREELRKILPERLYDFTFNYWENIHNISFMTDGEMDSFNNVFNITSS comes from the exons ATGTTGGAGGAGGACAAAGCAAGTGAGGATAGGAGCGCTAACATTACCATGTTATACAACAATGAATTCTACACTGCCATTATGGACGAAGACCTGAGATGTATCGAAGACATGTCAAAAAAGTACGGCAGCAACTTTCTCATCAAGATAAAGGATGGCGCACCTGGAAAAGTTTTCCTGAAG GGGCTTGCCATCCTCCCCCTTCATCTGGCTGCTTCTTACAGAAGAGTACAGAGCATGCAGAGCCTGATGTCAGCAGGGGCAGACCCTGAAATTAG GGACCAGCTGGGTCGAACCACACTGCACTTGCTGATATCCGCTTGGCCGAGCATCCTGACTACTTGGCTAAAACCGGGTTCCAAGCTCCAGACTGCTGCGATCGGCGTGTGTGGGCAGGCAGAGGCCTGTCTACGGCTCCTCTGTGAGCACGGAGTTAACATCAGTGCAGAG GTGGAGGGAGAGAGCCACCAGACAGCTCTCCACCTATCAGTAAGCTACGCGGCTCTGTCTGCTGTCCAGATTCTGGCCAGCTACGGTGCTGATGTTAATGCTGTGGACAGCAGTGGGATGACGCCACTGCACATGGCCGCTGGGATCCTCCATAAGGATATTATAGCCATCTTGATCAGGCAGGGAGCAGATATCAACATG GGAGTGAAGCACTCTGGGAATACTCCTCTGCACCTGGCTGTCGTGGCAATGGCTATGAAGACCAGTAAAACCCTGGAAGAAGACATTAGCTGCATCTCTGAGCTGCTGGAGGGGGGCGCTGAGCCAGACGCAGTGAACAAAGCCGGAATGACGCCTTTACAGGACGCGTGCAGCATGGGCAACAAGGAACTTGTAGACCTGCTGCTGAGGTACGGCGCAAACATCAATAAGCTGAGCAGATCAGGGGAGAACTGTCTGTTCCTGTTCCTAAACCACAGGCCTAACATAAGGAACAGCTCTCTGCTGGTGAAACTACTCAGCCTGACGTCCCCGCTTACAGTCTACAACCAAAAAGGCCACCTGCCCTCAGCCTTGACACTACCATGTTTCTTCAAACAGAGAGACCAGCTATTAAAACTCAGCCAACAGCCAAGGAGGCTTCAGGACATTTGCAAGAGTGATATTTATCTAAAACATATCCGAGGCAAGAGAGAAGAGTTGAGAAAAATACTGCCTGAGAGGCTGTATGACTTTACATTCAATTACTGGGAGAATATACATAACATCTCCTTTATGACAGACGGTGAAATGGAttcttttaataatgtttttaatatcaCTTCTAGTTGA
- the LOC137171814 gene encoding ankyrin repeat domain-containing protein 61-like isoform X2 produces MQSLMSAGADPEIRDQLGRTTLHLLISAWPSILTTWLKPGSKLQTAAIGVCGQAEACLRLLCEHGVNISAEVEGESHQTALHLSVSYAALSAVQILASYGADVNAVDSSGMTPLHMAAGILHKDIIAILIRQGADINMGVKHSGNTPLHLAVVAMAMKTSKTLEEDISCISELLEGGAEPDAVNKAGMTPLQDACSMGNKELVDLLLRYGANINKLSRSGENCLFLFLNHRPNIRNSSLLVKLLSLTSPLTVYNQKGHLPSALTLPCFFKQRDQLLKLSQQPRRLQDICKSDIYLKHIRGKREELRKILPERLYDFTFNYWENIHNISFMTDGEMDSFNNVFNITSS; encoded by the exons ATGCAGAGCCTGATGTCAGCAGGGGCAGACCCTGAAATTAG GGACCAGCTGGGTCGAACCACACTGCACTTGCTGATATCCGCTTGGCCGAGCATCCTGACTACTTGGCTAAAACCGGGTTCCAAGCTCCAGACTGCTGCGATCGGCGTGTGTGGGCAGGCAGAGGCCTGTCTACGGCTCCTCTGTGAGCACGGAGTTAACATCAGTGCAGAG GTGGAGGGAGAGAGCCACCAGACAGCTCTCCACCTATCAGTAAGCTACGCGGCTCTGTCTGCTGTCCAGATTCTGGCCAGCTACGGTGCTGATGTTAATGCTGTGGACAGCAGTGGGATGACGCCACTGCACATGGCCGCTGGGATCCTCCATAAGGATATTATAGCCATCTTGATCAGGCAGGGAGCAGATATCAACATG GGAGTGAAGCACTCTGGGAATACTCCTCTGCACCTGGCTGTCGTGGCAATGGCTATGAAGACCAGTAAAACCCTGGAAGAAGACATTAGCTGCATCTCTGAGCTGCTGGAGGGGGGCGCTGAGCCAGACGCAGTGAACAAAGCCGGAATGACGCCTTTACAGGACGCGTGCAGCATGGGCAACAAGGAACTTGTAGACCTGCTGCTGAGGTACGGCGCAAACATCAATAAGCTGAGCAGATCAGGGGAGAACTGTCTGTTCCTGTTCCTAAACCACAGGCCTAACATAAGGAACAGCTCTCTGCTGGTGAAACTACTCAGCCTGACGTCCCCGCTTACAGTCTACAACCAAAAAGGCCACCTGCCCTCAGCCTTGACACTACCATGTTTCTTCAAACAGAGAGACCAGCTATTAAAACTCAGCCAACAGCCAAGGAGGCTTCAGGACATTTGCAAGAGTGATATTTATCTAAAACATATCCGAGGCAAGAGAGAAGAGTTGAGAAAAATACTGCCTGAGAGGCTGTATGACTTTACATTCAATTACTGGGAGAATATACATAACATCTCCTTTATGACAGACGGTGAAATGGAttcttttaataatgtttttaatatcaCTTCTAGTTGA